The Episyrphus balteatus chromosome 3, idEpiBalt1.1, whole genome shotgun sequence genome segment AGTATCTTCACGGTTTTCGGGCTTATTGAAGTTCGGCTTACTGAAGAAACCCGATGGATAAGGGTCATACGAAGCTGGAGCTTGAATCATTGGCGGAGGTCTGACCGGTTCATATGGAGTCGTGATACTTATGATGGTTTCAGTTTGGGTAGCAAGAGGCTCAAATATCTCAGAACCTGGACCTCGGATTGGTCTCCAAGGTTGAGTGTCAAGAACTGGTTGCGAAGTGAATAAGCTTGCATCGAGTTTTGGAACTTCTATAGTTGTTGTCGGAGGACTGTTAGTTTGGGAATAAGTTGGAGGAGGTGGagttgttgtagttgttgtcgttgttgttgtggatggagttgttgatgttgttgttgttgttgttgttggttccGGAGTTGtggttgtagttgttgttgtcgtCGAAGTTGTAGTCGTGGTTTTTGTTGAAGTCGATTTCGTgctcgttgttgttgttggatctTCAGCTCTTGTTGTCTTTGCTGAGACTTTTTCCACTGAAGGTTTCTTAGGCTTCACCCTTAATGGAAACGGAGTCACTGATTTCGGTGTATTGCTGTAAGCCTTAGTTGGAGAAGCTTTCTTCTGTGTGATATCAGCATCGGTTTTTGTGATTTCAAAAGAACCTTCAAACGATCCCTGGATAACTGGGGCATTTTCGACATCAACATCAGGCTCATCATCTGCACTATGTGGCTTGGAGAGTTTGGTTTTTGGAGAAGAATTTGGTAGAGTTTTCAAAGTTGGTTTCTCCAAGAAACCACCTTTCTTTAAAAGCCTCTTCTCCAACTGTGTTTGACTTGTTGGAGTCATTTGctgaaagaaaaagaagataCAGTTTAGTCATTGAGCAAGAAATGATTTGAAGAAGACTTACCGTATCCCTTGAGAGTGATGCAGACTTGACAAGTTGTTCGTCAAGTATTCTCTTCACTTCGACAGATTCCGGATCAATTCTCAAAGATCGATAGAGAGACTTCAGAGCAGTTGTTTCCAAAAATAGAGACTCTTTTATATATTCTTCGACACTATGGATGTTTCTAGAGAAagaagttttgtagaaaaatcgTCAAAAGTTTGACTATCAACTTACTGTGGTAACTTCCTCACATCAAGATAAGTCCTAAAGCTGACTTTTATCAACGGTCCATCACCAAATCCAGCAACATCAACTCGTATCGGCTGAAGAGCATTATCTGTCAAACTCCTTTCGACAAATCGTTTATAATATTCAACTTTCTGCTTATAAGTTGTTGTATGATTGTATTTGAGGCCCGTTGTGAATAGATCTCCTTTCGCGATACGAAATGATCCTTCAAATCCAATAACAGCTAAGAAAATAAGAACTTGTTCAATATCAGAACTCTCAAAAGTTTTAACAGTCGAACTTACTATCTTCCATATTGGACTTTATCGAACTAAAATAAAAGGCTAATCCTGCAATTGATATTACCGCTAACAAAACTATAAATGCTGCTGTCGATAGAATTATCGAAAAAGACTTAGTTTTTGTATGTGGATGGTGTGGTTTTGCTGAGAAAGTTGATGGAGCTATATTTCTGCCATCTCTCCACATGCCCCATGTGCTGTAAGCATTTCCTCCATATTGACTACCCAGACTGTGTTCATTTGTGAATGAAGGCTGCTTGTTCATGTGATAGTAGGCACCAAGAGTCGAACGTCTTCCGAGGGTATTTTGATAGGAATAATCGTTTGTCTGAaagaaaaaaggaataaaacatTAATGTAAGTCGCCTATCAAAAGGTAATAGGTATTTGGTAAATTTTGAAACATCGTTTCAAAGGATTGCTAATCACATCGTTATTATTTGTAGAACAAGTGAGTGTGAATTAtagataggaaaaaaaaattaccacaatCTCAGTCAAGTCGAAAATGTAGAGCTCTTTGTAGCCTTCGATTGTTTACActggtacaaaaaatatttaaattttagtagGTATTTTCTTTAGCAATTTATAATTCACAGtcagttttgcaaaaaaaaaaaataatttaaaacaaataatcgATAAATCatacttcttctttttcttgtaTAACCTTCAATTTCATCACTGATAaagtaattttaatattttttttctagctaATTTATAATTCACAGTCACTTTTGCTAAGCAAATATTTACAGAAATAATCGAAAGTCATACTTCTTCTTACTTCTCTGTGTACCAGAAGACTTCATTATTAATAAAGCacatattaaaatatatatatttttctagcattttataattcacagtcaCTTTTGGCCAAAACCTAATGTACAGAAATAATCGATTAAAAAGAGAATAAAAGATTCTTACATCATTGATGGAAGGTGAAAGGCGTAATCAGTTTACTATGCCATAATTATAGAATCGATATGATATACAGTTGacctttttcgaaaattgaaaatccAACTTCTGAtccattgtaaaaaaaaattcaaattcttagAAAACTTCAAAACTTCCTTTatccagaaacaaaaaaaaaattcacaaaaaaaaactttcagtaATTAATCAAATCTTAAACTTTTGTATGCCCCATTTTCAAGTTTACCCACAACAATGACAAGCCCCTCAATGCAGcttaagaaattattttctctattttttttttttttcttattttcttttgttcaaaatttatatagaccagtgccgatgccttcaaaaacattaaaaagtacaaaaaaatcatagtaggatgaaacccattggaaaaggaggggaatatgataagaatgaaaggaaaaataaattacgggcgagccgagttcgggaagtgggtgggttgaatttttaatggtaaaaaatggtatatcttgatttccggcaaaactacaaatcttaTAGAataaagttgtatggcaaagttgtaggtaataaaaagatctacaacttttgtatcaacattttgttcacataacctcaaaatttatgtgaaaaattaaaaaaaccgagtttttggttttttatttttatctttttcaaaaacaaaaatttttctacgaaatttggtgaaaacttaccttattatgttccaaatacacagtaatttatttgatttaaaatattaatttgttcaccttattttgacttaataccaaaaaaacaccctaattttcaatcgaaaaatcacgtgtcaaaatatcagcttttttcaaaaagtcggtgggcatttcgttcgttaaaatgttttttttctgatggtgtaaaaaaaattttacattagtatactatagaacatgttttagtaaaattcaaaaaatgaaaaaagcttgaattcgaaaaaaaaattttatcattgtttacaattttggcctatttattcaaatttacactttaattactcaaaaaacgtaagattaatcaatgttacatgaaatcttatgttttttgagtaattaaagtgtaaatttgaataaataggccaaaattgtaaacaatgataaaaattttttttgaattcaagcttttttcattttttcaattttactagaacatgttctatagtatactaatgtaaattttttttacaccatcagaaaatagacattttaacgaacgaaatgcccaccgactttttgaaaaaaactgatattttgacacgtgaattttcgattgaaaattagggtgtttttttggtattaagtcaaaataaggtgaacaaattaatattttaaatcaaataaattacagtgtattcgAGACATAacaaggtaagttttcaccaaatttcgtagaaaattttttgtttttgaaaaagataaaaataaaaaaccaaaaactcggttttttgaatttttcacataaattttgaggttatgtgaaaaaattgttgatacaaaagttgtagatctttttattacctacaactttgcgatacaacttttttctataggatttgtagtttttccggaaatcgagatataccattttttaccattaaaaactcaacccacccgcttcccgaactcggctcacccgtaatttatttttcctttaattttcattatattcacctccttttccaatgggtttcattctactatgattttttttggtttcaaaaattatcgaccctggtctaataAGCAGCTTAGTTAAATAAAGCGGAACCTCTCCACTTGTAtacatttaatcatttaaaaagcCCACTTTTTCTTGCACCACAAAAACCCCCAAAAATCTctctaaataaaaaacaacaacttttcAAGTCTTTCAGCAGAACTTTTTACCAACTGaaactttaatttaataaataaaataacaaaaaaaaaaaatactacgccTCTTTCAAACCAACAcaggaagcaaaaaaaaaaatatagaaaaaaaatacataataataaaactCTCATCATAacataattgaattttaaaaggaACTCCTGGCAacgaataaaaaacaaaaaacaaaaaaacaagaaaatcctGATGGAAATGAAAAGCTTGAGCTTTTCGTCTCAAATTGAATGaggaaaatattgagaaaaaaatataaaaaagaaacagaaaacagtttatataaaaagccaacaaaaaaaattatgaggaAAAAGCTACACTTAACCTCGCTCTCTAGAACACCGACTCGACTGTCTATACCTTTGCTACCTCTTACCTAGTCATAGTCCTTTGTGTAATTACATTCAGCCATAACCTTTGGAGCGAGCGGCTATGACTTTACCTCCTTCTAGCCGAGAGAAAATAATATTGttgaaatagtaaaaaaaaggacgaaaaaatgGATGAAAAATATAACGCTTCAAATAGGACTCGATGCAGCTTGGAAAAGCTTGACATGCAGTCCAAGCTAAACCAAACCAACTCTCTCTGATGGTCTGGTCTAAGTTGGGTATAGAGAGGATCTAATAACCTTTAATGCACCTGGCCAGACCATCAGAACCTGGTTGGCTGCTAGCACTGACGACGAGCCATCATCATCTACTGATTTGCCACTTCAGGAAAGAAAGTGGCAATTTTCTATTGGAAGTTCTTCttctttcctatttttttttttccttttttcttagtccttttttttcttcctgtGTGAGCTCTGcaataatttaatattctcTTAAGTTCTTCACTATCCACTTGAATTCGTGCACactactctctctctctcttccaGTTCTATAGAGCTCCATCTGCAGGACCTTCTTCTTCTCCGGGGCCACTAATGTATTCGCAATAAGTGCTTCTTGCTTAAAAGGAAGGTATCAACTCGTCGCTGCCGCCACCATTACACCCTTTTGAAATGAGGTTAAAAAGGATATATACGAAAATTGGTCTAGGCTAGGTCATGGTTCAGGATACTCCAATCGACTCGTATCGTAGAAGTGAATCTCTTTAAAAACTCATGTTGCACCTGGAATGTCTTTGGTGAATTTcctcaaaaactttttcttctaatttttttttaattgaattactGGGAAGCTTGTGCTAGGAATATTAAACGAATACTCTATCAACTACATatagtagtgtttttttttttggggggggggggttgaATCAGGACGAtaaggatgaaaaaaaaattaccaccaAACGTGTGAATTGAAAGAAAATCTGCGTCTTGCTTTCATTctaaaagaaagtttttttcggttatttttttttttctttagtttgaACTCTTTGATGTGTGTCTTATggcaaaaaatgttgaaaagaatcattttttttgggtcttttttttcttttgagtggaaaaaaattttaaatgttactCCCTTTCAgtggaaaataagtttttatggtttttaatgtgtcacttaaaaatttaatattacatTTTCGCGATAAAAAGCAATATTGaattttatgtacctatttaAGTAAGTTTTACCATTGTATAACGTTATTGCCTTCTCACTTCTTGCCTTTTTAAGACTTGTTTAAAGATTCAAACTTTACGGCTAATATTACAGATTAAACCTTAAACCAGTGTTTATCATTCATAAGTTATTCCAACAAAAGCCATggattgaacatttttttaattattcctaTGGAATTCAAAAAACAGTTATGACTTTTGCCACTAGAGGGCATAATAATCAAATTTTCATGACGTCATATATCCTATAACAAGCGGACAAGCAAGACGGTTCCAAAga includes the following:
- the LOC129913720 gene encoding mucin-2, with the translated sequence MDTVYGTKKYFQSLSAGSDIYRSSACRAMTNDYSYQNTLGRRSTLGAYYHMNKQPSFTNEHSLGSQYGGNAYSTWGMWRDGRNIAPSTFSAKPHHPHTKTKSFSIILSTAAFIVLLAVISIAGLAFYFSSIKSNMEDTVIGFEGSFRIAKGDLFTTGLKYNHTTTYKQKVEYYKRFVERSLTDNALQPIRVDVAGFGDGPLIKVSFRTYLDVRKLPQNIHSVEEYIKESLFLETTALKSLYRSLRIDPESVEVKRILDEQLVKSASLSRDTQMTPTSQTQLEKRLLKKGGFLEKPTLKTLPNSSPKTKLSKPHSADDEPDVDVENAPVIQGSFEGSFEITKTDADITQKKASPTKAYSNTPKSVTPFPLRVKPKKPSVEKVSAKTTRAEDPTTTTSTKSTSTKTTTTTSTTTTTTTTTPEPTTTTTTTSTTPSTTTTTTTTTTPPPPTYSQTNSPPTTTIEVPKLDASLFTSQPVLDTQPWRPIRGPGSEIFEPLATQTETIISITTPYEPVRPPPMIQAPASYDPYPSGFFSKPNFNKPENREDTNAQDLVYYHGYSGPVFMPGIDGIEPLGSAHVKPHPLPNPLIDDVVIPAFKPLNPTLGTNGKIPFAIEAGDEKFEHLGGGVIVKKHDNESSTTISTSTSTTASTTSSTSTTTSVPTSSIKPKNSSKDSEITHQIGEFLMDLLNLPDDDEKNTTDLVELKLESRIEPDSEEKPNFMNLKEIILQRNRGSTTTSAESSPSSTTSTTTTKSPGTKRNRIRPSRPSSKPSGTMDDSVLFPSQSKWEFVNGSSPNTYGHTGSMRRVFNKTLQAWVSEDVEKAENFTLNDIKTRINNATNIQDISLIFDTLASKLGITHSMPTKIPPFSHNKLKISQRNETKIKLITTTMMPTTTTTTPTMPTTTMISTTTTPAYIEYSQVQMKEAIVPTFRPLNPILPDVNEGEAEVEVIDPNKYEEMLKSSQVPLLSAASTTELPKLVTLLPVRSNSGIRTFRPLIDSQAEGRRFTTPSEAVVKSGIHVTV